A region of Ferruginibacter albus DNA encodes the following proteins:
- a CDS encoding SDR family oxidoreductase, protein MNVNPKLKGQSALVTGANSGIGLAVAKALAYDGAQVVVNYVSHPETADALVNEIKQNGGTAIALQADVSKEDQVQAMFQAMYAAFGTIDILVNNAGLQKDSAFENMSLKDWQLVIDVNLTGQFLCAREAVREFLRRGVVLERSIAAGKIICMSSVHEVIPWGGHVNYATSKGGIMMLMKSMAQELAPKKIRVNSIGPGAIQTPINHTAWETPEALNKLLTLIPYNRIGQPEDIGKLAAWLASDESDYITGTTIFCDGGMTLYPGFSTNG, encoded by the coding sequence ATGAATGTGAATCCGAAATTAAAAGGACAATCAGCGTTGGTAACCGGTGCTAACAGCGGCATTGGGCTGGCTGTTGCTAAAGCCCTGGCTTACGATGGCGCACAAGTGGTGGTTAACTATGTATCACATCCCGAAACTGCTGATGCATTGGTAAACGAAATAAAACAAAACGGCGGCACCGCTATTGCCTTGCAGGCAGATGTAAGTAAAGAAGACCAGGTGCAGGCAATGTTCCAGGCAATGTATGCAGCCTTTGGAACTATTGATATTTTAGTAAACAATGCAGGGTTGCAAAAAGATTCGGCATTTGAAAATATGTCATTGAAAGATTGGCAACTGGTAATTGATGTAAATCTTACAGGACAATTTTTATGTGCAAGAGAAGCAGTGAGAGAATTTTTGCGCAGAGGTGTTGTGCTGGAAAGAAGTATCGCCGCAGGAAAAATAATTTGCATGAGCAGCGTACACGAGGTTATTCCCTGGGGTGGACATGTAAATTATGCTACCAGTAAAGGCGGTATCATGATGTTGATGAAAAGCATGGCGCAGGAGCTGGCGCCTAAAAAGATACGGGTGAACAGCATAGGTCCGGGCGCTATTCAAACACCTATTAATCATACGGCATGGGAAACACCGGAGGCGTTGAATAAGCTGCTGACATTGATACCATACAACCGGATCGGGCAGCCGGAAGATATTGGAAAATTAGCAGCATGGCTGGCAAGTGATGAATCGGATTATATAACAGGCACTACTATTTTTTGCGATGGGGGGATGACATTATATCCCGGCTTTTCAACAAACGGATAA
- a CDS encoding helicase-related protein yields the protein MPTNFFTNKTGNTLIEKFEAVFKHNPGIKNFDALVGYLRASGYFRLRESLGNVEKIRILVGINVDRQIQEAHSKGIEFFQNHDKTKEEFVQEMLEDIEKADYDKKTENSIKQFITDLIDKKIEVKAHPDKKIHAKVYIFYKDIFNQHNKECAVITGSSNLTDAGLGTSEKHNYEFNVELSGYDDVRFAYDEFEELWKDSVNILEADAEVIKKKSYLKDDFTPFELYIKMLIEYFGNRVEYDPYNIELLLPEKYMRLKYQTDAANQGYAMMMKHNGFILADVVGLGKTIIASMIIKKFIYENGSHTKVLVVVPPAIKSSWQRTANDFMIDNHLRYVTIGSLHNILDKDNTDFPDAEYFDLIIVDESHKFRNDYTEMYLALQEICKTPRNKPGENGDKRKKVILISATPLNNRPEDIENQLYLFQDKRNSTLDTVKNLQDYFKPVNDRYKKLSAEATLNIPKLKALFNQLRNDVVEPLVIRRTRKDIENNEEYLEDLKKQNIVFPKVGDPEALEYELDTTLAKLFADTVELIAGVDENGHPLSSAIQYYRYRAIEFLINEADRKLYTKGKTTVQSISERLAAIMRILMVKRLESSFFAFQESLRRFQKSCQNMIDMFASDRVFIAPDLDINKLKEDGLSDDAILKKMEEKGGNNREFKSSAFSTDFIENLQSDKRKIDSLIQRWNKVTYDPKMDEFISNLKTTFFKKTRNHSGKLVIFTESTETANEIKLRMEEAGYSKILSVSSNNRETEAAAIRYNFDANLEEELWKQDYNIIITTEVLAEGVNLHRSNIIINYDVPWNSTRLMQRIGRVNRIGTRAKKIYVYNYYPSANGDAQIRLINAALRKLQAFHTAFGEDNKIFSLMEEVGDGALHGLKIQQEESEILKYLNELRAFKKVNKKKFDVIAAIPNKARTGRDKENLLHKEIIIQAETAVSLKLKNASLCYLKADNHPGIFCFVSEAMNPQELGFLDAAKIFKSNADEKPVSLHELHFAQAQTAYTHFKSETIQNNFIGISKKSISPAENKAITNLNFAIKHAITPQKKEALKLAVKSIESGAFNSKGFPKAINDFFTESTKLFTRQPDRFYDLLFSGIIDRYNFNPDTATKIQVQENSIVNPKIVLTLSIK from the coding sequence ATGCCCACCAATTTTTTTACAAACAAAACAGGTAATACACTAATTGAAAAGTTTGAAGCAGTCTTCAAGCACAACCCAGGTATCAAGAACTTTGATGCACTTGTCGGTTATTTAAGAGCGTCCGGATATTTTAGACTTAGAGAGTCACTGGGAAATGTAGAAAAGATTAGAATACTTGTTGGGATTAATGTTGACCGCCAAATACAGGAAGCCCATTCAAAAGGAATTGAGTTTTTTCAAAATCATGATAAAACGAAAGAAGAATTTGTACAGGAAATGCTGGAAGATATTGAGAAGGCTGATTATGATAAAAAAACAGAAAACAGCATTAAGCAGTTTATTACAGATTTGATTGATAAAAAAATTGAAGTTAAAGCCCATCCTGATAAAAAAATTCATGCTAAGGTTTATATTTTTTACAAAGACATTTTCAATCAACACAATAAAGAGTGTGCTGTAATTACGGGTTCATCTAATCTGACCGATGCAGGATTAGGAACTTCTGAAAAACACAACTACGAATTTAATGTTGAATTAAGTGGCTATGATGATGTAAGGTTTGCTTACGATGAATTTGAAGAACTATGGAAGGATTCAGTAAATATTTTGGAAGCCGATGCAGAAGTAATAAAAAAGAAATCCTATCTGAAAGATGACTTCACTCCATTTGAACTTTACATTAAAATGCTGATTGAGTATTTTGGCAACAGAGTGGAATATGACCCTTATAACATTGAACTATTGCTCCCCGAAAAATACATGCGACTGAAATATCAGACCGATGCAGCCAATCAGGGATATGCAATGATGATGAAACACAACGGTTTTATTCTTGCAGACGTAGTGGGTTTGGGGAAAACGATTATTGCTTCTATGATAATTAAAAAATTCATCTATGAAAATGGAAGTCATACTAAAGTATTGGTGGTTGTTCCTCCAGCTATCAAATCAAGTTGGCAACGAACAGCCAATGATTTTATGATAGATAACCATCTACGCTATGTAACTATTGGAAGCTTACATAATATTCTGGATAAAGACAATACCGATTTTCCTGATGCCGAGTATTTTGATTTAATTATTGTAGATGAATCGCATAAGTTCAGGAATGACTATACGGAAATGTACCTCGCCTTACAGGAAATTTGTAAGACGCCGCGAAATAAGCCGGGTGAAAATGGTGATAAAAGAAAAAAAGTAATTCTTATTTCTGCAACACCACTCAACAATAGACCGGAAGATATAGAAAATCAACTCTACCTTTTTCAGGATAAAAGAAATTCAACATTAGACACTGTTAAAAATTTACAAGACTATTTTAAACCAGTAAATGACAGGTATAAAAAGCTGTCGGCAGAAGCTACTTTGAATATTCCTAAGCTAAAAGCCTTATTTAATCAATTGCGTAACGATGTTGTAGAGCCTTTAGTAATAAGAAGAACAAGAAAAGATATTGAAAACAACGAAGAATACCTGGAAGACCTGAAGAAACAAAACATTGTGTTTCCAAAAGTCGGTGACCCTGAAGCGTTGGAATATGAATTAGACACTACATTGGCAAAACTTTTCGCAGATACCGTTGAGTTAATAGCAGGCGTAGATGAAAACGGACACCCCTTGTCTTCAGCCATTCAGTATTACCGGTACAGGGCAATTGAATTTCTTATCAATGAAGCAGACAGGAAACTATATACAAAAGGTAAAACAACGGTACAATCCATCTCAGAAAGGTTGGCAGCAATTATGCGGATATTAATGGTTAAAAGATTGGAGAGCAGTTTTTTTGCTTTTCAAGAATCATTGCGAAGGTTTCAGAAATCCTGCCAAAACATGATTGATATGTTTGCCAGCGACAGAGTCTTTATTGCCCCTGATTTGGATATAAACAAGTTAAAAGAAGATGGCTTATCTGATGATGCGATTCTAAAAAAAATGGAAGAGAAAGGAGGCAACAACAGGGAATTTAAATCATCTGCATTTAGTACAGATTTTATTGAAAACCTGCAATCGGACAAGCGGAAAATTGATTCGCTTATTCAGCGTTGGAATAAAGTTACTTACGACCCCAAAATGGATGAGTTCATTAGCAACCTTAAAACAACGTTTTTCAAAAAAACGAGAAACCATAGTGGCAAACTGGTGATTTTTACTGAAAGTACAGAAACCGCTAATGAGATTAAACTTCGCATGGAAGAAGCAGGATATTCAAAAATACTCTCTGTAAGTTCTAATAACAGAGAAACGGAAGCGGCTGCTATTCGCTACAATTTTGACGCAAACCTTGAAGAAGAACTTTGGAAGCAGGATTATAATATTATCATTACCACGGAAGTTTTGGCAGAAGGCGTAAACCTCCATAGAAGTAATATCATTATCAATTACGATGTACCCTGGAACAGTACAAGATTAATGCAGCGAATAGGCAGGGTAAACCGTATAGGCACAAGGGCTAAAAAAATTTATGTTTACAATTATTACCCGAGTGCCAATGGAGATGCACAAATCAGGTTAATAAATGCAGCCTTGCGTAAACTGCAAGCTTTTCACACAGCTTTTGGAGAGGATAATAAAATTTTCTCTTTAATGGAAGAAGTGGGTGATGGAGCTTTACACGGTTTAAAAATTCAACAAGAGGAAAGTGAAATATTAAAATACCTGAATGAATTGAGGGCTTTCAAAAAGGTTAATAAGAAAAAATTTGATGTAATTGCCGCCATTCCTAACAAAGCCAGAACAGGAAGGGATAAAGAAAATTTACTCCACAAAGAAATAATAATTCAAGCAGAGACTGCTGTATCACTTAAGTTGAAAAACGCTTCATTGTGTTATTTAAAGGCAGACAATCATCCAGGTATTTTTTGCTTTGTTTCTGAGGCTATGAACCCACAGGAATTGGGTTTTTTGGATGCTGCAAAAATATTCAAATCCAATGCAGATGAAAAACCAGTGTCACTGCATGAGTTACACTTTGCACAAGCACAAACTGCTTATACTCATTTCAAAAGTGAAACTATACAAAACAATTTCATCGGCATCTCAAAAAAAAGTATCAGCCCGGCAGAAAATAAGGCAATTACCAATCTCAATTTTGCCATTAAGCATGCTATTACCCCACAGAAAAAAGAGGCATTAAAGCTGGCAGTTAAATCAATTGAATCAGGAGCTTTTAACAGCAAAGGTTTTCCAAAAGCTATTAATGATTTCTTTACAGAGAGTACCAAACTATTTACCCGCCAACCAGATAGATTTTACGATTTGCTGTTTTCGGGTATTATTGACAGATATAATTTCAACCCTGATACTGCTACTAAAATTCAGGTTCAGGAAAATAGTATTGTCAATCCTAAAATTGTATTAACCCTAAGCATTAAATAA
- a CDS encoding surface-adhesin E family protein, translating to MKMYVIMVFVFINATSSYSQSRIRDTTQMDTIASNNAKTTEYKPTPSDERILDQSVNIKWRYSTSSNTNERWYFKTTCISNYNGVIKIWLKAKSSSEVINGKTYKNIERKVLISFDCSAKTVTNHAIYTYDSQGKIIDSDTQDYTEPQDIVPGSVLEKLQEDICYYYSD from the coding sequence ATGAAAATGTATGTAATCATGGTGTTTGTCTTCATTAATGCAACTTCTTCTTATTCCCAAAGCAGGATAAGGGACACTACCCAAATGGACACAATTGCTTCAAATAACGCTAAAACAACAGAATATAAGCCAACTCCATCAGACGAAAGAATATTAGATCAATCAGTTAATATTAAATGGAGATATTCTACTAGCTCCAATACTAATGAAAGGTGGTATTTTAAAACAACCTGTATAAGTAACTATAATGGAGTGATTAAAATATGGCTAAAAGCTAAATCTTCTAGTGAGGTTATTAATGGAAAAACATATAAAAATATAGAGAGAAAAGTATTGATAAGCTTTGATTGCTCAGCAAAAACAGTTACTAACCATGCGATTTATACATATGATTCGCAAGGGAAAATAATAGATAGCGACACTCAGGATTATACAGAACCACAAGACATCGTGCCCGGCTCTGTATTAGAAAAATTACAAGAAGATATTTGTTATTATTATTCTGATTAG
- a CDS encoding helix-turn-helix domain-containing protein: MQHNFYLPKNREEFKNILKEVIDENGFVLENDSSQQEGKIYTRKEAAEYLKISLPTLNQRTKEGLIKASRIGNRVLYLQSELNKALK; encoded by the coding sequence ATGCAACACAATTTTTATTTACCAAAGAATAGAGAAGAGTTTAAAAACATACTCAAAGAAGTTATAGATGAGAATGGTTTTGTGTTAGAAAATGATAGTAGTCAACAAGAAGGTAAAATTTATACAAGAAAAGAAGCGGCTGAGTATTTAAAAATATCTCTTCCTACACTTAATCAAAGAACAAAGGAAGGTTTAATAAAAGCATCCAGAATTGGAAATAGAGTACTGTATTTACAATCTGAACTAAACAAAGCATTAAAATAA
- a CDS encoding SemiSWEET transporter encodes MNWITLLGLIAAFCTTISFLPQAIKTIKTQDTSSISLSMYIFFTVGTFLWLLFGLFSNNIPIIIANFITLILASIILIFKIKHTSNRS; translated from the coding sequence ATGAATTGGATAACCCTATTAGGATTAATAGCTGCATTTTGCACTACCATATCCTTTCTGCCACAGGCAATAAAAACCATAAAAACACAAGACACCTCCTCCATTTCACTTTCCATGTATATATTTTTTACGGTAGGCACTTTTTTGTGGCTGTTGTTTGGGTTGTTCAGTAACAATATTCCAATAATAATAGCCAATTTCATTACATTGATATTGGCATCTATCATTTTAATTTTCAAAATCAAACATACTTCTAACAGATCATGA
- a CDS encoding Eco57I restriction-modification methylase domain-containing protein, translating into MASDSKIVDEEIQQVKTNAKRYTYLLGPSTAGRTISERFAALAGAKDINLDDIIKAFSVSVLTKEFYTELFKWYEWALSEDVGITFPKNTTTTDDDREKLGEQIIRLITRLLFVWFIKQQRLVPDSLFNIEELKRILKNFNSTSKTNGDYYNAILQNLFFATLNKAVNERGFAKEENIRDIKTLYRYTEMFALPESKVLELFKPIPFLNGGLFECLDKEIGTDGIKYHLDGFSRSDKKLGKHFKYRAFIPNWVFFDEEKGIIPLLQRYNFTVEENNPNDSQVALDPELLGNVFENLLGAYNPETKETARKQSGSFYTPKEIVDFMVSESLITYLQNDFEQHKEAIRHLFESEDLPTVLKGDKKLCTGIADKLKQVKIIDPACGSGAFPMGILKKMVEVLEKLEPKKTIYDQKLHLIEECIYGVDIQTIAAQISKLRFFISLIVEQGEMDISKPNENYGVITLPNLETKFVAANTLIGLHKKPAQTNLFEDPRIEIVKKEILEVRHQHFYAKTAKDKRTLREKDTKLRTELVVLLEANHEFAPEDAKQVAKWNPYDQNDSSPFFDTEWMFGLKDGFDIVIGNPPYVQLQNDGGRLAKMYQHCGFTTFARTGDVYSLFYEKGFELLKPKGHLAFITSNKWMRAGYGENTRKFFAEKTNPVLLIDFAGQKIFESATVDVNILMFAKDKNRQKTKSCIIKEKLLNNLSVFVKQQGSECNFSTAESWTILSPIEQSIKHKIEALGTPLKDWDINIYRGILTGYNEAFIIDENKKEEILANCITQIEREKTVELIRPILRGRDIKRYSYDFDNKYLIATFPSKNHNIDNYPAVKKFLEGFMPKLKQTGEMLTDKEIKQVMAHAKANGITLNESDLKTSRKKTNNKWFETQDSISYWDDFSKQKIVWAETMRIHKGDSNNFPRFGFEESGKYVTDKTCFFATGKQIKFIIGVLNSIVGRYLLSQYVSILDDGGYLMQKIYLEKIPIAPYSSKLSKRKSQILLMK; encoded by the coding sequence GTGGCAAGTGATAGTAAAATTGTTGATGAAGAAATACAACAGGTAAAAACAAATGCCAAACGTTATACTTATTTGTTAGGTCCTTCAACAGCAGGTCGCACAATAAGTGAAAGATTTGCAGCATTAGCGGGTGCAAAGGATATTAATTTGGACGATATTATTAAAGCCTTTTCCGTTTCTGTGCTTACCAAAGAGTTTTATACAGAACTTTTTAAATGGTACGAATGGGCTTTATCGGAAGATGTTGGTATTACATTTCCAAAAAACACTACAACTACCGATGATGACCGTGAAAAATTAGGAGAACAAATTATCCGCCTCATCACCCGTCTGCTCTTTGTATGGTTTATTAAACAACAACGGTTAGTGCCTGACTCATTGTTTAATATTGAAGAACTTAAAAGGATATTGAAAAATTTTAATTCCACAAGTAAAACGAATGGTGATTACTACAATGCAATTTTACAAAATCTCTTTTTTGCTACATTGAATAAGGCTGTAAATGAAAGAGGTTTTGCCAAAGAAGAAAATATAAGAGATATTAAAACCTTATATCGCTATACAGAGATGTTTGCCCTTCCCGAAAGCAAAGTACTGGAATTGTTTAAGCCAATCCCCTTTTTAAATGGCGGGCTTTTTGAATGCCTTGATAAAGAAATAGGGACTGATGGAATTAAATATCACTTGGACGGGTTTAGCCGAAGCGATAAGAAATTGGGGAAACATTTTAAATATCGGGCATTTATTCCTAATTGGGTGTTCTTCGACGAAGAAAAGGGGATTATTCCTTTACTACAACGATATAATTTTACAGTGGAGGAAAATAATCCTAATGATTCGCAGGTGGCACTTGACCCTGAACTATTGGGGAATGTGTTTGAAAATCTCTTAGGTGCATATAACCCCGAAACCAAAGAGACGGCAAGAAAGCAATCTGGCTCCTTTTATACTCCAAAAGAGATTGTAGATTTTATGGTAAGCGAAAGCCTGATTACTTATTTACAAAATGATTTTGAACAACACAAAGAAGCAATCCGGCATTTGTTTGAAAGTGAAGATTTGCCAACAGTTTTAAAAGGCGATAAAAAACTTTGCACTGGAATAGCCGACAAATTAAAGCAGGTAAAAATAATAGACCCAGCCTGTGGTTCCGGTGCTTTTCCTATGGGCATCTTAAAGAAAATGGTGGAAGTACTGGAAAAGCTGGAACCGAAAAAAACCATCTACGACCAAAAGCTGCACCTAATAGAAGAATGTATTTATGGTGTGGATATACAAACCATTGCTGCACAAATAAGTAAACTGCGTTTTTTTATATCGCTGATTGTAGAGCAAGGCGAAATGGATATATCAAAACCGAATGAGAATTATGGTGTAATTACACTGCCCAATCTGGAAACAAAATTTGTGGCTGCCAACACGTTGATTGGACTGCATAAAAAACCTGCACAAACTAACTTGTTTGAAGACCCACGGATAGAGATAGTAAAAAAAGAAATTTTAGAAGTGCGTCACCAGCATTTTTATGCTAAAACGGCTAAAGATAAAAGGACTCTTCGTGAAAAAGATACAAAACTCCGTACAGAACTGGTAGTACTCTTAGAAGCCAACCATGAATTTGCCCCGGAAGATGCAAAGCAGGTTGCTAAATGGAATCCTTACGACCAAAATGACAGTTCTCCTTTTTTTGATACGGAGTGGATGTTTGGACTGAAAGACGGGTTTGATATTGTGATTGGAAATCCGCCGTATGTGCAGTTACAAAATGATGGAGGACGATTAGCAAAAATGTATCAGCATTGTGGATTTACCACTTTTGCAAGAACAGGTGATGTTTATTCATTGTTTTATGAGAAGGGCTTCGAGTTGTTAAAACCGAAAGGACATTTGGCTTTCATTACTTCGAATAAATGGATGAGGGCTGGTTATGGAGAAAACACCCGTAAATTCTTTGCCGAGAAAACGAACCCTGTTTTATTGATTGATTTTGCTGGACAAAAAATATTTGAAAGTGCTACCGTAGATGTGAATATTTTAATGTTTGCAAAGGATAAAAATAGACAAAAAACAAAGTCTTGTATCATTAAAGAAAAGCTGTTAAATAATTTGAGCGTTTTTGTTAAACAGCAAGGCTCCGAATGTAACTTTTCTACCGCAGAAAGCTGGACAATTCTTAGTCCGATTGAGCAAAGTATTAAACATAAAATAGAAGCTCTCGGTACTCCTCTCAAAGATTGGGATATCAATATTTATCGTGGTATTTTGACAGGCTACAACGAAGCCTTTATCATAGACGAGAATAAAAAAGAAGAAATATTAGCAAATTGCATAACTCAAATTGAACGTGAAAAAACTGTCGAATTAATACGACCGATTCTTAGAGGTAGGGATATTAAGCGATATTCCTATGATTTTGATAATAAATATTTGATTGCGACTTTTCCCAGCAAGAACCATAATATTGACAACTATCCTGCTGTTAAAAAGTTCTTGGAAGGGTTTATGCCTAAACTCAAACAAACTGGTGAAATGCTTACGGACAAAGAAATAAAACAAGTAATGGCTCACGCTAAAGCAAATGGTATTACTTTGAATGAAAGCGATTTAAAAACTTCCCGAAAAAAGACAAATAATAAGTGGTTCGAAACGCAAGATAGTATAAGCTATTGGGACGATTTTTCTAAGCAGAAAATTGTATGGGCAGAAACTATGCGTATTCATAAGGGCGACTCTAATAATTTCCCCAGATTTGGATTCGAAGAATCTGGAAAATATGTAACAGATAAAACATGTTTCTTCGCAACGGGAAAGCAAATAAAATTTATCATCGGAGTTTTAAATTCTATTGTCGGTAGATACTTACTGTCTCAATATGTTTCTATTTTAGATGATGGTGGGTATCTAATGCAAAAAATATATTTGGAAAAAATACCGATTGCACCATATTCATCTAAACTCAGCAAACGAAAATCGCAAATCTTATTAATGAAGTAA